A genomic region of Jaculus jaculus isolate mJacJac1 chromosome 10, mJacJac1.mat.Y.cur, whole genome shotgun sequence contains the following coding sequences:
- the Tnfaip8l3 gene encoding tumor necrosis factor alpha-induced protein 8-like protein 3: MDSESGEQSEGEPVTAAGPDVFSSKSLALQAQKTILSKIASKTVANMLIDDTSSEILDELYQVTKEHTHNKKEAHKIMKDLIKVAIKIGILYRNNQFSQEEVVIVEKLRKKLNQTAMTMVSFHEVEYSFDRNVLSKLLLECKDLVHELVQRHLTPRTHGRINHVFNHFADVEFLSTLYSLDGDCRPNIKRICEGINKLLDEKVL, encoded by the coding sequence GTCCTGATGTATTTAGTTCAAAAAGTCTTGCTCTTCAAGCCCAGAAAACGATTTTGAGCAAAATAGCCAGCAAAACTGTGGCTAATATGTTGATTGATGACACCAGCAGTGAGATCCTTGATGAGCTCTACCAAGTCACAAAGGAGCACACCCATAACAAGAAGGAGGCCCATAAGATCATGAAAGACTTAATCAAAGTAGCAATCAAAATCGGGATCCTCTATCGGAACAACCAGTTCAGCCAAGAGGAGGTTGTTATTGTGGAAAAGCTCCGGAAGAAGCTGAATCAGACTGCCATGACCATGGTCAGCTTCCATGAAGTGGAATATTCCTTTGACAGGAATGTGCTCTCTAAGCTTCTGCTTGAGTGCAAGGACCTGGTACATGAACTGGTGCAGCGACACTTGACACCCAGGACCCATGGGCGCATCAACCATGTCTTCAACCACTTTGCGGATGTGGAGTTCCTCTCTACCCTCTATAGTCTAGATGGAGACTGTAGGCCTAACATCAAGAGGATTTGTGAAGGAATTAACAAATTGTTAGATGAGAAGGTCCTTTGA